TTGGCCTGGAAGGCCTTTTCCGTGAGGGCGTAAACGTCCTCCGGACCCACCTCCATGGCGTCGCGATAGTCGTCGAAGGTGTCCGCGGGCGAGATGGCCTCGATGCCGCAGCCAGCCAGATAGTCGCGGATCAGCTTGTTCATGGACTCGACGAACGGGGTCAGCAGCAGCACCTTGGGAGTCGAGAGAGACTTCAGCGCTTCGGCGCACGACTCCAGCGCCGTGGTCACGGGTACATCGACCGCTTCCCTGAGCCTTCCCAAGAGCCCCGGATTGAGCACCTCCACGGGCGCTCCGCTAACGATGACGCCCCGCCAGCCGCGCTCCCGCGCCAACCGGGCGGACGTTTCCACCACATGGTCGTCCGTGCCCCGGAGGCTCTCCAGCGGGCCGCGCACGATGCCCAGGCCCTCGAACTCCATCTCCACTTCCGCGGGAATGCACGCCCGGAACGGCTCGAAGTGGGGACTCGAGCTCGATATGGGAGTTACGAAGCCGACCTTGACCGTTGCCGAATCTGCCATGGGTTACCCTCCTCCGAGCTGAAACGGACAGGCCACGACGCTAAAACGAGCGCGCGGCGATCCAACTGCCGCCGATGAACGTGCCCAGCGTGCTGCCCAGGTTCGAGAATACCACCACCAGAAGGATGCGCGAAACGGGATTGCGCCACAGCCCCTTGGGAAACGCGGTCACCACCTCGGACATGCCCTCCAGGTCCGCCACCGTGGGCTTCTTGACCCAGGCCTGGACCAGGCCGGAAACCCAGCCCGCGGCGATGGTGGGGTTGAGGCTGGTGATGGGCGCGGCCAGGAACGCCGCCAGCACCGTAATCGGATGTCCCAGGGCCAAGGCCGCTCCCGCGGCCGCGAGCACACCGTTCACCAGCACCCAGATGGAGATGGACTCCAGGGAATGGGCGGCGCCGGCGCTGTAGAACCCGTAAGCGATGATGGCGAGGATCAGGGCGGGCACCACCCACTTGACGCTCCTGGCCCAGAGCGACCGCTCCGGGACCTCTTCCAGCGCATCCAGCGACTGTTCCCGTTCGATCGCGCGCGCGATCCCCGGGACATGTCCCGCGCCCACCACGGCCACGACACGTTCGCCCGGAGCCTCCCGGATCTTCTGCGCCAGGTAGATGTCGCGCTCGTCGATGAGGCTCTCCTTCACCGCCGGGAAGGCCTTGGCGAACTCCATCAGGACATCCTCCAGACGGTCCGCTTGCTTGAGGTCGTCCACCGCCTTCCTGTCGACCTCCGGCTCGGTGAGCGCGCTGCTCAGCAGCACGAACAGCACCTTGAGCTTGTTCCAGAGACCGAGCCTCCTCCAGGTGCGCTTGAGGGTCACCTGGACGTCGCGGTCCGCCAGCACCAGGTCCACGTCCCGCTCCCGCGCCAACCGCACCCCCTCCAGCATGTCCGCTCCCGGGCGGACGCCGAGCCGGTCGCCCATGCGCTTGTAGAACGCCGACATGATCAGGTGGCTCAGGAGCAGCGCCGACTTGCCCTCCTTGACGACCTTGAAGACGTTCATCTTCTGCCAGGCGTCGGGACGGGTGAAGGAATCGTAGCGCGCCTGGCACAACTCCACGCAGATGGTGTCCGGGTCCACCCGCTCGACGGTCGTGCGCACGTCGTCGACGCTCTCCAGGGAGACGTGGGCGGTGCCGACGAGGTAGACGTCCCGGCCCCGATCGTTCAGCCGCCGTGTATACGCCGGAAGCCCGGCAGCGTCCGGGCCTTGTGCGGCATCGACTTCCACGCGGTTCAGACCTGGCCGACCGGGCCGTCGTAGTTCCTGAGCCAGCCGATGAACTGCACGATCTGATCGACCATGTAGTCGTGGTACGCCTTGCCCTTCTCGGGCGACGCCTTGATGGAGGGGCTGAAGGAGCCGGTGGGCACGATGCGGCGCTGTTCCGTGCTGGTCCACGGGATGTCGATGACCTCGTGGGGCGCGGAGAAGAGGTCGCCGTGGGACCACGGCGAGAAGTTCTTGTCGAAATCCACCTGCGACGTGGTCAGCTTCTCCTGCTTGATCAGGTGCGGGAACTTGTACCAGCACTCCGAGATCTCCAGCTCGCCGCTGTGGTGCTCCTTCGCTTCCTTGAGCTCGTTGGCGATCTTCTTGGCGATCTTCACCGGATCGATGACCGCGAAGAAGACCTCGGGCATCTCGTACTCGCGCAGGTTCTTGGTGGCCGCGAGCAGGCCGGGCAGGTTGGCGCCCTTGTGCCCGTTGATGATGAGGATCTTGCGGAACCCGTGCTTGGCCAGACTGCGGCTCATGTCCTGGATCACCGCCATCAACGTTTCCGTACGGAGCGAGATGGTCCCGGGAAAACCCAGGTGATGCGGCGAGTCGCCGAACCAGAGCGGCGGTGTGCACAACGTTCCGGTGGCCCGCGCCACGTCCTCCGCCAGGGCGATGGCGATGAGGCAGTCGAGGCCCAAGGGCCCGGCCGGACCGTGCTCCTCGGTGCTGCCCACCGGACAGATGATGATGTCGGAGTCCTCCAGATAGGCCGCGACGTCCTCCCAGGTCAACTCCTGGAGCCATACGGAACCGAGTTGCGCCGGCATGTTGCTCTCCTCATTTGCGACTTGCAAGACTTGTCCTTGAGTTTGAAGGACACGCTACTTGATGGCCAACGGATTCGTCGGCGATCCCACCGCGCCCGTGACCGGCAGCGCCGGTCCCACGAACATGAACTCGTAGCGGCCGTCGGCCGCGCAGTCTTCCGCCAACTCTTCCAGGTGGAAGATCTCCCCTACCGTGAGCCCCATGTTGGGAATGCTCACCCAGTGCCACGGCTGGGTGGCTTCGCGGGTCTGGTTGGGCCGGACTTCCACCCCCCAGGTGTCCGTGGCCACGGCGGCCACCTCCCGCTCATGGAGCCAGTCGAGCGTATCGAACCCGAGTCCGGGGGCGTCCCCGCCGGGGTAGCCGTCCCAGGACCCGGCGTCCAGCTTGGCCTTCATCTGTCCCGTGCGCACCAGCACGTAGTCGCCACGGCGCACCTCCACCTCCTGCGCCGCCATGGTCTCGTCCAGATCGTCGCTGGTGATGGCGTAGCCGTCCTCCAGCCAGTCGCTCCCCTTGGCCCGGGGCACGTCCAGCAGCACGCCGCGCCCCACCATCTTCTCCCGCGTCTTCTCGATGCCGTTCTTGGCGGCGCCCCCCGAGGTCACCAGGCGGCAGTCGTAGCCGTTGTACATCGATTCGTCGTAGAAGATGTGCGCCAGACCGTCCCACTGGGTGCCCGCCTGAAGGGGCATGATGATGATGTCGTCGGCGCCGCGGATGCGCCGGTGGTCGAGCACCCCGGAATAGGCGTCCGTGCCGGTGCGGAGCATCAGATGGATGGGATTGAACCGGCCCATGGCCGGGTAGTTGCTCTTGCCGCTCTGGGGCCCGGCGTCGTCGTAGGCCAGGGCCAGCGAGAACACCCGCCCCCGGCGCACGAGCCGCGCCGCGGCGACGATGTCCTCGGGCGTCGTAAAGTTCAGCGTGCCGACCTCGTCATCCTTGCCCCAGCGGCCCCAGTTGCGCAGCCGTTCCGCGGTCTCGCGGAGCCGTTTCATGGTCAGTTTCGGACGTCTTCGAGTCGCCAAACCTAGGTACCTCCCTCCGGGCCGGGATGAGTCTGGCTCTTTCTAACAGGTGGGTGGCGGGAACGAAACCGGCTTCCGTCGAGACCCGCGCCGGCTTGAAACTCCTCGAAGGATCGCCTAAGAATGGCCGGTATGTCGACGAGAGCCGACAACGCCAAGGGCCGGAAAGTGATGCTCGGCTTCGTGGTGCGGCGCTGCGCCAGGGAGTTGGGCCACAGCCCCACGCCGGACGAGTTCGCCCTCTGGGCCAACAACCAGCAGTGGGACGGGGAACGCTACCACATCTTCGGACAGGCAATCTCGGCCGAGGCCGCGAAGATCATGCTGCGCAGCCTCGACCGGCTTGTCACCGTCCGCTCCCCGGAAGTGATACTCGGACAGCGCGAAGCCTCTTGAGGCGTCGCGCTGCGGTCCCTGCGTTCAGGAAGCCTTCCTGGCCGCGTCGGTGATTTCCAGGTTGTAGAGCCGGGCGCCGTTGTCCCGCAGGATCTTGGTCTTGGCGCTCTCGCTCAGGTCCCGGCGCTGCTTGAGGTAGTCGCTGGACAGCACCTCGCGGTCGCCGTGAGGCATGTCGGAGCCGTACACCACCTGTCCCTCGCCCACCAACTCCACCACCTGCGGCAGCAGCGAGTCCTCCACCTCGGCACTCAGGTAGAGGTTGCCCTGGCGCACGTAGTCCATGGGCGCCAGCTTGGCCTTGGGCACCGTGTCCGGGAGGATGTCGGCGAGGAAGTTGCCCGAGTGGCCGAAGCGGTGGTCGAGCCGGTCGATCATGAAGTGGACCCACTGGCAGCCGGCCTCCAGGAAACCCACGCGCATGGTGGGGAACCGGTCCAGCAGCCCGCTGTTGATCATGGACGAGA
The sequence above is drawn from the Deltaproteobacteria bacterium genome and encodes:
- a CDS encoding TraB/GumN family protein; amino-acid sequence: MEVDAAQGPDAAGLPAYTRRLNDRGRDVYLVGTAHVSLESVDDVRTTVERVDPDTICVELCQARYDSFTRPDAWQKMNVFKVVKEGKSALLLSHLIMSAFYKRMGDRLGVRPGADMLEGVRLARERDVDLVLADRDVQVTLKRTWRRLGLWNKLKVLFVLLSSALTEPEVDRKAVDDLKQADRLEDVLMEFAKAFPAVKESLIDERDIYLAQKIREAPGERVVAVVGAGHVPGIARAIEREQSLDALEEVPERSLWARSVKWVVPALILAIIAYGFYSAGAAHSLESISIWVLVNGVLAAAGAALALGHPITVLAAFLAAPITSLNPTIAAGWVSGLVQAWVKKPTVADLEGMSEVVTAFPKGLWRNPVSRILLVVVFSNLGSTLGTFIGGSWIAARSF
- a CDS encoding creatininase family protein produces the protein MPAQLGSVWLQELTWEDVAAYLEDSDIIICPVGSTEEHGPAGPLGLDCLIAIALAEDVARATGTLCTPPLWFGDSPHHLGFPGTISLRTETLMAVIQDMSRSLAKHGFRKILIINGHKGANLPGLLAATKNLREYEMPEVFFAVIDPVKIAKKIANELKEAKEHHSGELEISECWYKFPHLIKQEKLTTSQVDFDKNFSPWSHGDLFSAPHEVIDIPWTSTEQRRIVPTGSFSPSIKASPEKGKAYHDYMVDQIVQFIGWLRNYDGPVGQV
- a CDS encoding cyclase family protein: MKRLRETAERLRNWGRWGKDDEVGTLNFTTPEDIVAAARLVRRGRVFSLALAYDDAGPQSGKSNYPAMGRFNPIHLMLRTGTDAYSGVLDHRRIRGADDIIIMPLQAGTQWDGLAHIFYDESMYNGYDCRLVTSGGAAKNGIEKTREKMVGRGVLLDVPRAKGSDWLEDGYAITSDDLDETMAAQEVEVRRGDYVLVRTGQMKAKLDAGSWDGYPGGDAPGLGFDTLDWLHEREVAAVATDTWGVEVRPNQTREATQPWHWVSIPNMGLTVGEIFHLEELAEDCAADGRYEFMFVGPALPVTGAVGSPTNPLAIK